In the Phaseolus vulgaris cultivar G19833 chromosome 7, P. vulgaris v2.0, whole genome shotgun sequence genome, one interval contains:
- the LOC137828938 gene encoding casparian strip membrane protein 2: MSTTIDIPESSKVAKGKAVVVAPLRPGGWKKGVAIMDFILRLGAIAAALGAAATMGTSDQTLPFFTQFFQFEASYDSFTTFQFFVITMALVGGYLVLSLPFSVVAIVRPHAVGPRLFLIILDTVFLTLATASAASAAAVVYLAHNGDQDTNWLAICNQFGDFCAQTSSAVVSSFVAVVVFVLLIVMSAFAIGKP; this comes from the exons ATGTCAACCACCATTGATATCCCAGAATCAAGTAAAGTTGCTAAAGGAAAAGCTGTGGTGGTTGCACCACTAAGGCCAGGAGGATGGAAAAAAGGGGTGGCCATAATGGATTTCATTCTAAGGTTAGGTGCCATAGCAGCTGCTCTTGGTGCTGCTGCCACCATGGGAACAAGTGATCAGACACTCCCTTTCTTCACTCAGTTCTTTCAGTTTGAGGCTAGTTATGATAGCTTCACCACTTTCCA GTTTTTTGTTATTACTATGGCTTTAGTGGGTGGCTACCTGGTGCTATCTCTTCCTTTCTCTGTTGTTGCAATTGTTCGCCCCCATGCTGTTGGACCAAGGCTTTTCCTCATTATCTTGGACACT GTGTTTCTGACTCTAGCCACTGCTAGTGCTGCTTCAGCTGCTGCCGTAGTTTACTTGGCACACAATGGTGATCAGGACACAAACTGGTTAGCCATATGCAACCAATTCGGAGACTTTTGTGCACAGACCAGTTCAGCTGTGGTGTCATCGTTCGTTGCTGTTGTTGTCTTCGTATTGTTGATTGTGATGTCTGCTTTCGCCATTGGGAAGCCTTGA
- the LOC137828939 gene encoding probable UDP-N-acetylglucosamine--peptide N-acetylglucosaminyltransferase SPINDLY produces MAWVEDKDGDNGRENKLVGENGFLKVTERSSDGSVGDVGSVSKRCEGKGDVSYANILRSRNKFEDALALYERVLVDDGGNVEALIGKGICLQMQNVGRLAFESFNEAIRLDPQNACALTHCGILYKDEGRLMEAAESYQKALQVDPSYKAAAECLAIVLTDIGTNIKLAGNTQEGIQKYFEALKIDPHYAPAYYNLGVVYSEMMQYDMALNFYEKAALERPMYAEAYCNMGVIYKNRGDLEAAITCYERCLAVSPNFEIAKNNMAIALTDLGTKVKLEGDINRGVAFYKKALYYNWHYADAMYNLGVAYGEMLKFDMAIVFYELAFHFNPHCAEACNNLGVIYKDRDNLDKAVECYQLALGIKPNFSQSLNNLGVVYTVQGKMDAAASMIEKAIIANPTYAEAYNNLGVLYRDAGDISLAINAYEQCLKIDPDSRNAGQNRLLAMNYIDEGNDDKLFEAHRDWGRRFMRLYSQFTSWDNSKDPERPLVIGYVSPDYFTHSVSYFIEAPLVYHDYTNYKVIVYSAVVKADAKTSRFREKVVKKGGLWRDIYGTEEKKVADMVREDQVDILVELTGHTANNKLGMMACRPAPVQVTWIGYPNTTGLPTIDYRITDSQADPPETKQKHVEELVRLPDCFLCYTPSPEAGPICPTPALSNGFVTFGSFNNLAKITPKVLRVWARILCAIPNSRLVVKCKPFCCDSVRQRFLSRLENLGLEALRVDLLPLILLNHDHMQAYSLMDISLDTFPYAGTTTTCESLYMGVPCVTMAGSVHAHNVGVSLLSKVGLGHLIAKNEDEYEKLALKLASDVSALQKLRMSLRELMSKSPLCDGAKFIRGLESTYRQMWRRYCKGDVPALKCMELLQQHVSTSDPTNNNGESTRNVNLSEGSPGSVMANGFSLTQPLKPNVHSCEENGGSLNHNSKQGMVGSS; encoded by the exons ATGGCATGGGTGGAAGATAAAGACGGGGATAATGGAAGGGAAAATAAATTGGTTGGGGAAAATGGGTTTTTGAAAGTGACTGAACGTTCGTCTGATGGTTCTGTTGGGGATGTGGGTTCGGTGAGTAAGAGATGTGAAGGGAAGGGTGATGTTTCGTATGCAAACATCCTGCGTTCTAGGAACAAGTTTGAGGATGCTCTTGCTCTGTACGAGCGTGTGCTGGTGGACGATGGTGGGAATGTGGAGGCTCTTATTggaaaaggaatatgtttgcaGATGCAGAATGTGGGTAGGCTTGCTTTTGAGAGTTTTAATGAGGCGATCAGGTTGGATCCTCAGAATGCTTGTGCTCTCACACATTGTGGTATTTTGTACAAAGACGAAGGCCGCCTCATGGAGGCCGCTGAG TCATATCAAAAGGCTTTACAAGTGGATCCTTCATACAAAGCAGCTGCAGAGTGCCTAGCCATTGTTTTAACAGATATCGGTACCAACATAAAGCTTGCAGGAAACACTCAGGAaggaattcaaaaatattttgaagcTCTCAAGATAGATCCACACTATGCT CCGGCATATTATAACCTTGGTGTGGTCTATTCTGAAATGATGCAATATGATATGGCCCTTAATTTCTATGAAAAGGCTGCATTAGAGCGGCCGATGTATGCCGAAGCATACTGTAACATGGGTGTAATATATAAAAATCGTGGTGATTTGGAAGCAGCTATTACTTGTTATGAGAG GTGTTTAGCTGTTTCACCTAATTTTGAGATCGCAAAGAATAATATGGCTATAGCTTTAACAGATTTGGGAACAAAG GTTAAATTGGAGGGTGATATCAACCGTGGTGTGGCTTTCTATAAGAAAGCTTTGTATTATAACTGGCATTATGCTGATGCTATGTATAATCTTGGGGTTGCTTATGGTGAGATGCTTAAGTTTGATATG GCTATTGTGTTCTATGAACTTGCCTTCCACTTCAATCCGCATTGTGCGGAAGCTTGTAACAATCTAGGTGTCATATATAAAGATCGTGACAACCTTGATAAAGCAGTGGAGTGTTACCAG CTTGCTTTGGGAATCAAACCTAACTTTTCACAGTCATTAAATAACCTTGGTGTTGTATACACTGTCCAG GGTAAAATGGATGCTGCTGCAAGTATGATCGAGAAAGCTATCATTGCAAATCCAACATATGCAGAGGCATACAATAACTTAG GAGTTCTTTACAGAGATGCTGGTGATATCAGTCTAGCAATTAATGCTTATGAGCAATGTCTTAAAATTGATCCCGATTCCCGAAATGCTGGTCAG AACCGTTTACTTGCAATGAATTATATAGATGAAGGAAATGACGACAAACTTTTTGAGGCTCACAG GGACTGGGGTAGGCGATTCATGAGACTATATTCACAATTCACATCATGGGACAACTCGAAAGATCCTGAACGGCCTCTTGTGATAGGATATGTGTCTCCTGATTATTTTACGCATTCCGTGTCATATTTCATAGAAGCTCCCCTTGTCTATCATGACTATACCAATTATAAAGTGATTGTTTATTCAGCAGTTGTCAAG GCAGATGCCAAAACTAGCCGGTTTAGAGAGAAAGTCGTAAAGAAGGGTGGGTTATGGAGAGATATTTATGGAACTGAGGAAAAGAAAGTTGCTGACATGGTTAGAGAAGATCAAGTTGATATTTTAGTAGAGCTTACTGGTCATACTGCAAACAATAAGCTGGGAATGATGGCATGTCGACCTGCTCCTGTTCAG GTGACTTGGATTGGTTATCCTAATACAACAGGATTGCCTACAATTGATTATAGAATAACTGATTCTCAGGCAGACCCTCCTGAAACAAAGCAGAA GCATGTTGAAGAGTTAGTTCGATTACCAGATTGCTTCCTTTGTTACACTCCTTCTCCTGAGGCTGGTCCTATTTGTCCAACTCCTGCTTTGTCAAATGGCTTCGTTACATTTGGTAGTTTCAACAATCTTGCGAAG ATTACACCTAAGGTACTTCGAGTTTGGGCAAGGATACTATGTGCAATTCCAAATTCTCGCCTAGTGGTAAAATGTAAACCATTTTGCTGTGATAGTGTGAGACAGAGATTTCTTTCCAGATTGGAGAACTTAGGTCTGGAAGCACTACGAGTTGATCTTCTGCCCCTTATTCTTCTTAACCACGATCATATGCAGGCTTATTCTCTAATGGACATCAG TTTGGACACATTTCCATATGCTGGAACAACCACAACTTGCGAGTCTTTATACATGGGAGTTCCATGTGTTACAATGGCTGGTTCGGTGCATGCACACAATGTTGGTGTTAGTCTTCTGAGCAAAGTTG GTCTGGGCCATTTGATTGCcaaaaatgaagatgaatatgaaAAATTGGCTCTGAAGCTGGCCTCTGATGTTTCGGCACTACAAAAATTGAGAATGAGCCTGCGAGAGCTCATGTCTAAGTCCCCTCTTTGTGATGGTGCAAAATTTATCCGTGGATTAGAGTCAACATATAGACAAATGTGGCGCAGATATTGTAAAGGAGATGTTCCGGCTTTGAAATGCATGGAATTGTTGCAGCAACATGTTTCTACTAGTGATCCAACCAATAATAACGGTGAGTCAACAAGGAACGTAAACTTAAGTGAGGGGAGCCCTGGATCTGTCATGGCAAATGGATTCAGTTTGACACAACCTCTGAAGCCAAATGTTCACAGTTGTGAAGAAAATGGTGGGTCATTGAATCACAACAGCAAGCAAGGTATGGTGGGTTCAAGTTGA